A window from Pseudomonas frederiksbergensis encodes these proteins:
- a CDS encoding ferritin-like domain-containing protein has translation MTDMNKEAISVLNDLIETCKDGQEGFKTCAEDIKHPELKTLFMQRSADCATAASELQAQVRSLGGDPETSTSVSGDMHRRWVDVKAMFTGKDEEAVLNEAERGEDHALKAYKEAIEKINKYNLVGIRDLVERQYHGVQRNHDQVKALRNQARARS, from the coding sequence ATGACCGACATGAATAAAGAAGCCATATCTGTACTCAACGACCTGATTGAAACCTGCAAAGACGGTCAGGAAGGGTTCAAGACTTGCGCTGAAGACATCAAACACCCAGAGCTGAAAACCCTGTTCATGCAGCGTTCCGCCGACTGCGCCACTGCGGCTTCCGAACTGCAAGCCCAGGTACGTTCGCTAGGCGGCGATCCGGAAACGTCCACCAGCGTCAGTGGTGATATGCACCGTCGCTGGGTCGACGTGAAAGCGATGTTCACCGGCAAGGATGAAGAAGCCGTGCTGAACGAAGCCGAACGGGGTGAAGACCATGCACTGAAGGCTTACAAAGAAGCCATCGAAAAAATCAACAAATACAACCTGGTGGGCATTCGTGACCTGGTTGAACGTCAGTACCACGGCGTGCAACGCAATCACGATCAGGTAAAAGCCTTGCGTAACCAGGCGCGCGCACGCTCGTAA
- a CDS encoding DUF3820 family protein yields MNPEKLELLITREMPFGKYKGRIIADLPGQYLNWFAREGFPHGELGGLLALMQEIDHNGLSELLEPLRAKHGKPAPRH; encoded by the coding sequence ATGAATCCTGAAAAACTCGAACTGTTGATTACCCGTGAAATGCCCTTCGGCAAATACAAGGGCCGGATCATTGCCGACCTCCCGGGCCAATACCTGAACTGGTTCGCTCGCGAAGGTTTCCCCCATGGTGAACTCGGCGGTTTGCTGGCCTTGATGCAAGAAATCGATCATAACGGTCTGTCGGAGTTGCTCGAGCCGCTGCGCGCCAAACATGGCAAACCCGCCCCTCGCCATTGA